A portion of the Francisella uliginis genome contains these proteins:
- a CDS encoding rhodanese-like domain-containing protein: MHQVKNISVKEFLDLKKKDKVKLIDIRTAGEHNRECIDCAENITVDEIYDADIQPDEIVVLHCQSGNRTNQAATKVKDLNAKAVYLLEGGINAWKQHKQPTQKNVKEPLPIMRQVQIIVGFMVLLGVVLSFTVSQYFAILSGFFGAGLLFAGLSGTCGLAMMLEFLPYNKRK, encoded by the coding sequence ATGCATCAAGTAAAAAATATATCAGTTAAAGAATTTCTTGATTTGAAGAAGAAAGATAAGGTTAAATTAATTGATATTAGAACAGCAGGTGAGCATAACAGAGAGTGTATAGACTGTGCTGAGAACATCACAGTTGATGAAATTTATGATGCAGATATTCAACCAGATGAGATTGTCGTGCTTCATTGTCAATCTGGGAACAGAACTAATCAGGCTGCTACGAAAGTTAAAGATTTAAATGCAAAGGCAGTTTATTTATTAGAAGGTGGTATCAATGCATGGAAACAGCATAAACAACCAACCCAAAAAAATGTTAAAGAACCGTTACCAATTATGCGTCAAGTACAGATTATAGTAGGTTTTATGGTACTTTTAGGTGTTGTGCTTTCGTTCACAGTATCACAATATTTTGCAATTTTAAGTGGCTTCTTTGGCGCAGGGCTTTTATTTGCAGGATTATCAGGAACTTGTGGACTAGCAATGATGCTAGAGTTTTTACCATATAACAAAAGAAAATAA
- a CDS encoding GNAT family N-acetyltransferase, whose amino-acid sequence MNINIRYEQLKDQESVYQLIASSFETDDEEKLVRLLHTDHQSLISLVAEIDNTIVGQIVLSKMQVKASNISIFGLAPMSVAPEYQNQGIGTKLVEAVIREAKKNNIDAIFVLGHPSYYPRFGFKPTSEYAIKCQYDVPNDVFMVLDLTNKLEFLKGQTVYYAKEFGEVF is encoded by the coding sequence ATGAATATAAATATTCGTTATGAACAGTTAAAAGATCAGGAGTCGGTTTATCAGCTTATTGCTTCATCTTTTGAAACTGATGATGAAGAGAAATTAGTTAGACTATTGCATACTGATCATCAAAGTTTAATATCTTTAGTTGCTGAGATAGATAATACAATTGTAGGTCAGATAGTTCTCTCTAAAATGCAAGTAAAAGCCAGCAATATAAGTATATTTGGTTTAGCTCCAATGAGTGTGGCGCCAGAGTATCAAAATCAAGGAATAGGCACAAAACTTGTTGAAGCAGTTATAAGAGAAGCTAAAAAAAATAATATTGATGCAATATTTGTTTTAGGTCATCCTAGTTATTATCCTCGCTTTGGTTTTAAGCCAACAAGCGAGTATGCAATAAAATGTCAGTATGATGTGCCAAATGATGTCTTTATGGTTTTAGATCTAACTAATAAGCTAGAGTTTTTAAAGGGTCAAACAGTTTATTATGCAAAAGAATTTGGCGAAGTTTTTTAG
- a CDS encoding cupin domain-containing protein, with protein MRIGYSKNLAAMNNRDVGSNIYNISPKFCENEIFIDLLKQDNIHIEKIISYGQITDIESPYIQDHDEWVLILKGNAKLKLEAKEHNLDEGEYLLIPKGTKHWVTYTANPTIWLAIHLKGK; from the coding sequence ATGAGAATAGGTTATAGCAAGAATTTAGCAGCAATGAATAATAGAGATGTAGGCAGTAATATTTATAATATTTCCCCTAAGTTTTGTGAGAATGAAATTTTCATAGATCTTTTAAAACAAGATAATATCCATATCGAGAAAATTATTTCTTATGGACAAATTACTGATATCGAGAGTCCGTATATTCAAGATCATGATGAATGGGTTTTGATATTAAAAGGAAATGCAAAGCTTAAGCTAGAAGCTAAGGAACATAATCTTGATGAAGGAGAGTATCTACTAATCCCTAAAGGTACTAAACACTGGGTTACTTATACTGCGAATCCAACTATATGGTTAGCTATACATTTAAAAGGAAAATAA
- a CDS encoding FAD-dependent oxidoreductase has protein sequence MAKRYLIIGGVAAGASAAARLRRLDESAEVIMFEKGPNVSFSNCGLPYHLGGHIEPAEKLVLMTPEKFDKQYNIDARTNSEVIDIDKSNKLVTVLNLQTNEKYTESYDKLIVAVGAKPIVPPFEGLDSIDHFILRNVVDVKKIHQAVFNTNETVKDVTVIGAGFIGIEVAENLRERGFNVTIVEMANQIMRPFDYEMAKFLEKELLDHDIKLMLSEKVVGFESDKVLLESGKEIKSDLVVLSIGVAPDTKFLKDVGIDLAKSGHIQVNENYQTSDKDIYAAGDAILVKNALTNQDFNLPLAGPANKQGRLIADHINGKKVVNNGYIASSIIQVFNYTGASTGLNEAWIKFHNLDIDYDYTYVVPVDRVGIMPGVKPIFMKIMFEKNTGKLLGAQAIGQGIVDKRMDVLATAIKAGMTVEDLQDLELCYAPPYSTGKDAVNHAGYVASNILNGDFRQVPFTKVKDLIEENAQIIDVRNPSEIANGMLNGAKNIPMAEIRDRLAEIDKSKPVYVHCRTGQRSYNVALMLQQQGFDVYNIAGGYIMISYYYDTIEKLIKENTPFNKANFN, from the coding sequence ATGGCTAAGAGATATCTAATAATTGGTGGAGTTGCTGCAGGGGCATCAGCAGCTGCTAGATTAAGAAGATTAGATGAGTCAGCAGAGGTTATTATGTTTGAAAAAGGCCCTAATGTATCATTCTCAAACTGTGGTTTACCATATCACCTTGGTGGGCATATTGAGCCAGCTGAGAAGCTAGTTTTAATGACACCAGAAAAATTTGATAAGCAATATAATATCGATGCTCGTACAAATTCTGAAGTTATAGATATTGATAAGTCAAATAAGCTTGTTACAGTTTTAAATCTTCAAACTAATGAAAAATATACAGAAAGCTATGATAAGTTAATTGTAGCTGTCGGGGCTAAACCAATAGTACCTCCATTTGAGGGACTTGACTCGATAGATCATTTTATTCTAAGAAACGTGGTAGATGTTAAAAAGATACATCAAGCAGTTTTTAATACTAATGAAACAGTCAAGGATGTAACTGTTATTGGAGCTGGATTTATTGGAATAGAGGTCGCTGAGAATCTTAGAGAAAGAGGTTTTAATGTAACTATAGTTGAGATGGCTAACCAAATTATGCGTCCTTTTGACTATGAGATGGCTAAATTCTTAGAAAAAGAATTACTTGACCATGATATTAAACTGATGCTATCAGAAAAAGTTGTTGGTTTTGAGTCTGATAAAGTCTTACTTGAATCAGGTAAAGAGATTAAATCTGACTTGGTAGTTTTATCTATAGGTGTAGCTCCGGATACTAAATTTTTGAAAGATGTTGGAATAGATCTAGCTAAAAGCGGTCATATTCAAGTTAATGAAAACTATCAAACATCAGATAAAGATATCTATGCTGCGGGTGATGCTATTTTAGTTAAAAATGCTTTGACTAATCAAGATTTTAATTTGCCATTAGCAGGGCCAGCGAATAAACAAGGTCGTTTAATAGCTGATCATATAAATGGTAAAAAGGTTGTAAATAATGGTTATATTGCTTCATCAATAATACAGGTTTTCAACTATACTGGTGCAAGTACGGGTTTAAATGAGGCTTGGATTAAGTTTCATAATCTAGATATTGACTATGATTATACTTATGTAGTGCCTGTAGATAGAGTAGGTATTATGCCTGGTGTTAAACCGATATTTATGAAAATTATGTTTGAGAAAAATACTGGTAAATTATTAGGTGCTCAAGCAATAGGTCAAGGTATCGTTGATAAAAGAATGGATGTGCTTGCTACAGCTATCAAAGCAGGCATGACAGTAGAAGATCTTCAGGATCTTGAGCTTTGTTATGCGCCACCATACTCTACTGGCAAAGATGCTGTAAATCATGCCGGTTATGTTGCTAGTAATATTTTAAATGGAGATTTTAGACAAGTACCATTTACTAAAGTAAAAGATTTGATTGAGGAAAATGCTCAGATTATTGATGTAAGAAATCCATCAGAGATAGCTAATGGTATGCTAAATGGTGCAAAAAATATTCCAATGGCTGAAATTAGGGACAGATTAGCAGAGATAGATAAATCAAAGCCTGTATATGTACATTGTCGAACTGGTCAACGTTCTTACAATGTTGCATTGATGCTCCAACAGCAAGGTTTTGATGTTTATAATATCGCTGGGGGATATATAATGATTTCATATTATTATGATACTATTGAAAAACTGATTAAAGAAAACACGCCTTTTAATAAGGCAAATTTTAACTAA
- the trmB gene encoding tRNA (guanosine(46)-N7)-methyltransferase TrmB, with the protein MYDKSKENLRQVKSYVQRAGRVTKKQQQALENYAEKYMIDYDQNKQIDFSEIFSNNNPVVLEIGFGMGGSLIQMALENPDKNYLGIEVHKAGVGNILYEIEHQNISNLMVMSHDAVEILENMIADESLSGVQVYFPDPWHKKKHNKRRLVNQSNIDLFAKKLKAGGVFHYASDWLPYAEDVLELLENDDKYQNMYTGFAPRPEWRPLTKFEKRGQNLEHQISDILFEKV; encoded by the coding sequence ATGTACGACAAATCTAAAGAAAATTTACGCCAAGTAAAAAGTTATGTACAAAGAGCAGGTAGAGTAACAAAGAAACAACAACAAGCTCTTGAAAACTATGCTGAAAAATACATGATCGATTATGATCAAAATAAACAAATAGATTTTTCAGAGATATTCTCAAATAATAACCCTGTAGTTTTAGAGATTGGTTTTGGTATGGGTGGGTCATTAATCCAAATGGCCTTAGAGAATCCAGATAAGAACTATCTAGGCATAGAAGTACATAAAGCCGGTGTTGGAAATATTTTATATGAAATAGAGCATCAAAATATATCAAACCTTATGGTAATGAGTCATGATGCAGTTGAGATTTTAGAAAATATGATTGCTGATGAGTCTCTATCTGGAGTGCAAGTATATTTTCCTGATCCATGGCATAAGAAAAAACATAATAAGCGTAGATTAGTTAATCAATCAAATATAGATCTTTTTGCTAAAAAGCTTAAAGCTGGCGGAGTATTTCATTATGCTAGTGATTGGTTGCCTTATGCTGAAGATGTTTTAGAGCTGCTTGAGAATGATGATAAGTATCAGAATATGTATACTGGATTTGCACCAAGACCAGAGTGGCGACCTTTAACAAAATTTGAAAAAAGAGGTCAAAACTTAGAGCATCAAATATCAGACATACTTTTTGAAAAAGTTTAG
- a CDS encoding ABC transporter ATP-binding protein, which translates to MSEKALEIKNLTKIYKGGLKAVDEISLDVKKGDFFALLGPNGAGKSTTLGMISSLVNKTSGQIKIFDHDIDNDFISARKHLGVMPQEINLNLFEKPIDILITQAGFFGISKKEAVPYAEELLRKVDLYDKRNTQIRFLSGGMKRRLMVIRALIHKPKLLILDEPTAGVDVELRNSLWEMIMQFHKEGLTVILTTHYLEEAESMCNRIALIHKGKVHVNTDMKTFLKSADRHTYIFDLKNKCQQDIKLILGDVKLVDEYTLEVEVSKGVVLNEIFSELTNKYHLDVLDVRTKEAKLEKLFIDVARNK; encoded by the coding sequence ATGAGTGAAAAAGCATTAGAAATAAAAAATCTGACTAAGATCTATAAGGGTGGTTTAAAAGCTGTCGACGAAATTAGTTTAGATGTTAAAAAAGGAGATTTTTTTGCTCTTTTAGGTCCAAATGGGGCAGGTAAATCAACAACTTTGGGAATGATCTCTTCTCTTGTAAATAAAACATCTGGGCAAATTAAAATATTTGACCATGATATTGATAATGATTTTATAAGTGCTAGAAAGCATCTAGGAGTTATGCCTCAAGAGATAAACCTTAATCTTTTTGAAAAGCCAATTGATATATTAATTACTCAGGCAGGATTTTTTGGTATCTCTAAGAAAGAGGCTGTACCTTATGCAGAAGAGCTACTTAGAAAAGTCGATCTATATGACAAAAGAAATACTCAAATAAGATTCTTGTCAGGTGGGATGAAAAGAAGATTGATGGTCATCAGAGCATTAATACATAAACCCAAATTACTAATATTGGATGAACCGACGGCGGGTGTTGATGTTGAGCTTAGAAACTCTTTATGGGAAATGATCATGCAGTTTCATAAGGAAGGTTTGACTGTAATTTTGACTACACATTATCTCGAAGAGGCTGAATCTATGTGTAATCGTATTGCTCTTATCCATAAAGGTAAAGTTCATGTAAATACAGATATGAAGACTTTCTTAAAATCAGCAGACAGGCATACATATATATTTGATTTAAAAAATAAGTGTCAGCAAGATATTAAGCTTATCCTTGGTGATGTTAAATTAGTTGATGAATATACATTAGAAGTTGAAGTTTCAAAAGGTGTTGTTCTAAATGAAATATTCTCAGAGTTGACAAATAAATATCATTTAGATGTTTTAGATGTGCGTACTAAAGAAGCAAAACTTGAGAAATTATTTATCGATGTTGCAAGGAATAAATAG
- a CDS encoding LysE family translocator codes for MLIFLTILTLQVSCLVLPGPDFFVTISNSIKFGQKQGIYTAAGVASGILLNTFIVYWFGSFLLYKEPILFKCLILVGAIYLAYLAFNLYKSIFTKQQDLNPNANEHIKNLNTFDTPPSFKLFLNGAFTNLANAKVLVFFSSMLSLVDELSSLDKIGIWICIALSTFIWFCIVATFFGNNKLRQIFFRNIKKLEFISAVFITVFVIIILLELF; via the coding sequence ATGTTAATATTTTTAACAATTCTTACTTTACAGGTTAGTTGTCTTGTACTTCCAGGACCTGATTTTTTTGTAACTATTAGTAACTCAATTAAATTTGGCCAAAAGCAAGGCATTTATACTGCTGCTGGAGTAGCATCTGGAATACTTCTAAATACATTTATAGTTTATTGGTTTGGATCATTTTTACTTTACAAAGAGCCGATATTATTTAAATGCTTAATCTTAGTTGGTGCTATATATTTAGCCTATCTAGCTTTTAATTTATATAAAAGCATATTTACAAAACAGCAAGATTTAAATCCAAATGCTAATGAACATATTAAAAATCTAAATACCTTTGATACACCTCCAAGTTTTAAACTTTTTCTAAATGGTGCCTTTACTAATTTAGCTAATGCAAAAGTGTTAGTTTTTTTTAGTTCAATGTTAAGTCTAGTTGATGAGCTTTCTAGTCTTGACAAAATTGGTATTTGGATATGTATAGCTCTTTCAACATTTATTTGGTTCTGTATAGTGGCTACTTTCTTTGGTAACAATAAACTTAGACAAATTTTCTTTAGAAATATTAAAAAGCTTGAGTTTATTTCAGCAGTATTTATAACAGTTTTTGTGATAATTATTCTACTAGAGCTTTTCTAG
- a CDS encoding ArsR/SmtB family transcription factor — MDLMQMKDNASKASSLLKAISHESRLLILCLLLRKEMTVGELAEYSDLSQSAFSQHLSVLRSKGLVKFRKESQNVYYSIKDPAVKKILEALYSIYCG, encoded by the coding sequence ATGGATTTAATGCAAATGAAAGATAATGCTAGTAAAGCATCATCATTATTAAAGGCTATTTCGCATGAATCTAGACTATTAATACTATGTCTACTTTTAAGAAAAGAAATGACAGTTGGAGAACTAGCTGAATACTCTGATCTTAGTCAATCAGCATTTTCTCAGCATTTATCTGTGTTAAGAAGTAAAGGATTGGTTAAATTTAGAAAGGAGTCACAGAATGTTTACTATAGCATCAAAGACCCAGCTGTTAAGAAAATATTAGAAGCTTTATATAGTATATACTGTGGTTAA
- a CDS encoding ABC transporter permease, translated as MNLKYYWITYVTIFNRECKRVFRIWPQTLLPSVITIILYFLIFGKVVGSRIGTMGDGITYMQYITPGLIIMAVIQNSYGNVVSSFFGIRFSKAIEELLVSPVSNHVIVLGYISGGIFRGFIVGILVSIAAFALGGFSTIHSIFLVLAGFIFCGALFSLGGLINAIFSQKFDDTTIFPTFILTPLIYLGGVFYNINSLTGFWHFISSCNPLFYIVDFVRYGFIGVSTVNPYFAFAAIIIFTFLLYYLCWYLLEKGIRLKS; from the coding sequence ATGAATTTAAAATATTATTGGATAACGTATGTAACGATCTTTAATCGTGAGTGTAAAAGAGTATTTAGAATTTGGCCACAAACATTATTACCATCAGTAATAACTATAATTTTATACTTCTTGATATTTGGTAAAGTAGTTGGGTCACGTATAGGTACTATGGGTGATGGTATTACATATATGCAGTATATTACGCCAGGGCTGATTATTATGGCTGTGATCCAAAACTCTTATGGCAATGTTGTAAGCTCTTTCTTTGGGATACGTTTTAGTAAAGCTATTGAAGAACTGCTAGTTTCTCCTGTAAGCAACCATGTAATAGTTTTAGGCTATATTTCAGGAGGAATTTTTAGAGGGTTTATTGTAGGTATATTAGTAAGTATTGCAGCTTTTGCCCTAGGTGGATTTAGTACTATTCATAGCATATTTTTAGTGTTAGCAGGATTTATATTTTGTGGGGCATTATTTTCACTCGGCGGTTTGATAAATGCAATATTTTCACAAAAATTTGATGATACTACGATATTTCCAACATTTATATTAACTCCACTTATCTACTTAGGAGGAGTTTTCTATAATATAAATAGTCTTACTGGTTTCTGGCATTTTATATCGTCATGTAATCCATTATTTTATATAGTTGATTTTGTTAGATATGGTTTTATTGGTGTTTCGACTGTGAATCCATATTTTGCATTTGCGGCAATTATTATCTTTACATTCTTATTATATTATCTTTGCTGGTATCTATTAGAAAAAGGTATTCGTTTAAAATCTTAG
- a CDS encoding TatD family hydrolase, translated as MIIDSHCHLNYLKLEDTSLDNVITNAKNAGIDKIVSIAVAWHEIDDIQKIAESYNDVYFSVGVHPSELDSHQPSTEEIIVRSSHSKCVAIGETGLDYYYNGEETKPKQISKFINHIQAAIEVAKPIIVHTRAAKQDTLDILKSENIEKCGGILHCFTEDYDMAKQAIDMGMYISFSGILTFKNAKDIQETAKKLPLDRILIETDAPYLTPVPYRGKPNYPEYVKYVAQFFAQLRNEDYEKVAKQTYKNTCDVFKLK; from the coding sequence ATGATAATAGACTCACATTGCCATCTTAATTATTTAAAACTAGAAGATACAAGTCTTGATAATGTCATCACAAATGCTAAAAATGCAGGTATCGACAAAATCGTTTCAATTGCTGTAGCATGGCATGAAATCGATGATATTCAAAAAATAGCTGAATCATACAATGATGTGTATTTCTCTGTTGGAGTTCATCCTAGTGAATTAGATTCCCATCAGCCTAGTACTGAAGAAATTATTGTCAGATCTAGTCATAGCAAGTGTGTTGCAATTGGAGAAACTGGGCTAGATTACTACTATAATGGCGAAGAAACAAAACCTAAACAGATCTCTAAATTTATAAACCATATTCAAGCAGCTATTGAAGTAGCAAAACCTATAATTGTTCATACTAGAGCAGCTAAGCAAGATACTCTAGATATCCTAAAATCTGAAAATATTGAAAAGTGTGGTGGTATTCTACATTGCTTCACCGAAGATTATGATATGGCAAAACAAGCTATCGATATGGGGATGTATATCTCATTTTCCGGAATCTTAACTTTTAAAAATGCCAAAGATATTCAAGAAACTGCTAAAAAACTTCCTTTAGACAGAATTCTTATAGAAACTGATGCGCCATATCTTACTCCAGTACCATATAGGGGCAAACCAAACTATCCAGAGTATGTTAAATATGTTGCACAATTTTTTGCACAATTAAGAAATGAGGATTATGAAAAAGTAGCTAAACAAACTTATAAAAATACTTGCGATGTTTTTAAATTAAAATAA
- a CDS encoding TSUP family transporter yields MQEFFANHFFVLCFFIILMGFLASFIDAIAGGGGLISIPALSMTGLPIVMVLGTNKLQASIGTAMATFKYYKNGLINFKTVLRGLIAGFIGASLGTILAVVIHNDFMNKLVPILLIAVFIFSIVNKNLGVNQGKKKMSEVAFFTLFGFLLGAYDGFFGPGTGNFWIIAIVYFLGYTFLQASGYAKVLNLKSNVFSLIIFILSGHVNYVFGFLMAIGSFFGGIVGSRMVILKGSKLVRPIFIVVVGLSIIFMIKNTYF; encoded by the coding sequence ATGCAAGAATTTTTTGCGAATCATTTTTTTGTATTGTGTTTTTTTATAATACTAATGGGCTTTTTAGCTAGCTTTATTGATGCTATTGCTGGTGGTGGTGGGCTGATAAGTATCCCAGCTTTGAGTATGACTGGCTTACCAATTGTTATGGTTTTAGGTACTAATAAACTCCAAGCTAGTATTGGTACAGCAATGGCAACATTTAAATATTATAAAAATGGGTTAATAAATTTCAAAACAGTGTTACGAGGTTTGATTGCTGGGTTTATTGGCGCATCTCTGGGTACGATATTGGCTGTTGTGATCCATAATGATTTTATGAACAAACTTGTTCCGATACTTTTAATTGCCGTTTTCATTTTTAGTATTGTAAATAAGAATCTTGGAGTTAATCAAGGCAAAAAGAAAATGTCAGAAGTAGCATTTTTTACATTATTTGGATTTTTATTGGGTGCGTATGATGGCTTTTTTGGTCCAGGAACAGGAAATTTTTGGATTATTGCAATAGTATATTTTCTTGGCTATACATTCTTACAAGCTTCTGGATATGCCAAAGTATTAAATTTAAAGAGTAATGTATTTTCACTTATTATATTTATTTTATCAGGACATGTGAATTATGTATTTGGATTCTTAATGGCTATAGGAAGTTTCTTTGGTGGAATTGTAGGATCTAGGATGGTTATATTAAAAGGATCAAAGCTTGTTAGACCAATATTTATAGTAGTGGTTGGTTTAAGTATCATTTTTATGATAAAAAACACATATTTCTAA
- a CDS encoding NAD(+)/NADH kinase, with protein MFAYQKVAIIGKHYKEDVSQTVEMLCNFLAEKGLQVIVETETAEDVRLKNIQIANLKKIALDCDVAIVVGGDGNFLKASRVLALYSNIPVVGINKGKLGFLTTIAPDDRTLKDDLLHILQGEVSVSSVSMLKCQVDDNLRTPLEASIALNEIAITSSRGLMFGLKVYIDGRYAFDQRGDGLIVATPTGSTAHAMAAGGPILNPNQNSIVLVPICSHSLNSRPLVISDESVIDIYITEYNNPEPVLSIDGRHDTILSSYQKVTIKKAEKKVTVLHTKDYNYYDTLRHKLGWGKVLF; from the coding sequence ATGTTTGCATATCAAAAAGTAGCTATTATTGGTAAGCATTATAAAGAGGATGTTAGTCAAACTGTTGAAATGCTATGTAATTTCCTTGCGGAAAAAGGCTTACAAGTAATAGTTGAGACAGAGACTGCTGAAGATGTTCGTTTAAAAAACATTCAAATAGCTAATTTAAAGAAGATAGCTCTTGATTGTGATGTTGCGATAGTAGTTGGTGGCGATGGTAACTTTTTAAAAGCATCTAGAGTTTTAGCTTTATATAGTAATATACCTGTTGTAGGGATCAATAAGGGCAAATTAGGTTTTTTAACAACTATTGCTCCTGATGATAGAACTTTAAAAGATGATCTTTTGCATATTTTACAAGGAGAGGTTTCTGTTTCTAGTGTAAGTATGTTGAAGTGTCAGGTTGATGATAATTTACGTACTCCTTTAGAAGCATCTATAGCACTTAATGAAATAGCGATAACCTCAAGTAGGGGACTAATGTTTGGTTTAAAGGTTTATATCGATGGTAGATATGCTTTTGATCAACGTGGCGATGGACTTATTGTAGCAACTCCTACAGGTTCTACAGCACATGCTATGGCTGCAGGAGGTCCAATTCTTAATCCTAATCAAAATAGTATAGTTCTTGTACCAATATGTTCACATTCGTTAAATAGTAGACCTTTGGTAATATCAGATGAAAGTGTTATAGATATTTATATAACAGAATATAATAACCCTGAGCCTGTCTTAAGTATAGATGGCAGACATGATACTATTTTAAGTTCTTATCAAAAAGTAACTATTAAAAAAGCTGAAAAGAAAGTTACAGTTTTACATACAAAAGACTATAACTATTATGATACCTTAAGACACAAATTAGGTTGGGGTAAGGTTTTATTCTAG
- a CDS encoding tRNA (cytidine(34)-2'-O)-methyltransferase has protein sequence MINIALYEPEIPPNTGNIIRLCANVGANLHLIEPLGFKLEDKQLRRAGLDYHEFANLKIYKNFDEFYAKNKSKKIWACTTKAKQYYHQVAFDCDDILLFGPETRGLPSGVLALLKETQLKIPMHKNSRSLNLSNSVAVILYGALDNIGFDKLGLL, from the coding sequence ATGATAAATATAGCTTTATATGAGCCGGAGATACCGCCAAATACTGGTAACATTATTAGGTTATGTGCTAATGTCGGTGCTAATTTACATTTGATAGAGCCTTTAGGGTTTAAATTAGAGGATAAGCAGCTAAGAAGAGCAGGCTTGGATTATCATGAATTCGCGAATCTTAAGATTTATAAAAACTTCGATGAATTTTATGCAAAAAATAAATCTAAAAAGATCTGGGCATGTACTACAAAGGCTAAGCAATATTATCATCAGGTAGCTTTTGACTGCGATGATATCTTACTCTTTGGCCCGGAGACACGAGGACTTCCTAGTGGTGTTTTAGCATTGCTAAAAGAGACTCAGCTTAAGATTCCGATGCATAAAAATAGCCGTAGTTTAAATCTATCAAATTCAGTAGCTGTTATATTGTATGGAGCTTTAGATAATATAGGTTTTGATAAATTAGGTTTGTTATAA
- a CDS encoding MgtC/SapB family protein: MFEIMQITVAAFCGIAVGVERQHYGSSAGIRTYALVCVGSCLFGIISTHAMGGAYYESIADPTRIAAQIVTGVGFIGGGIIFKDSNRVRGITTASTVWIMASIGLAIAFEMFLLPIAATILCIIILTSNRWPFFKKIGKKHKHYSEDEE; the protein is encoded by the coding sequence GTGTTTGAAATAATGCAAATTACTGTTGCAGCCTTCTGTGGTATTGCAGTAGGAGTTGAAAGGCAACATTATGGATCATCCGCAGGTATAAGAACTTATGCATTAGTTTGTGTTGGATCTTGCTTATTTGGAATTATTTCAACTCATGCAATGGGAGGAGCATACTATGAAAGTATAGCTGATCCTACAAGAATAGCTGCTCAAATTGTGACTGGAGTTGGATTTATTGGTGGTGGTATTATCTTCAAAGATAGTAATCGTGTTAGAGGAATAACAACAGCTTCAACAGTATGGATTATGGCTTCAATTGGTTTAGCTATTGCTTTTGAGATGTTTTTACTACCTATAGCAGCAACTATACTTTGTATTATTATTTTAACTTCAAACAGATGGCCTTTTTTCAAAAAAATAGGCAAGAAACATAAACATTATTCAGAAGATGAGGAATAG